The following are encoded together in the Glycine max cultivar Williams 82 chromosome 8, Glycine_max_v4.0, whole genome shotgun sequence genome:
- the LOC121175244 gene encoding LOW QUALITY PROTEIN: NADH-ubiquinone oxidoreductase chain 6 (The sequence of the model RefSeq protein was modified relative to this genomic sequence to represent the inferred CDS: inserted 1 base in 1 codon), producing MPPCFLSVGQQPTTSLYSQNTSPTGLTEFSLSGGNHFFSXAMILSVLSSPALVSGLMVARAKNPVHSVLFPIPVFRDTSGLLLLLGLDFSAMIFPVVHIGAIAVSFLFVVMMFHIQIAEIHEEVLRYLPVSGIIGLILWWEMFFILDNETIPLLPTQRNTTSLRYTVYAGKVRSWTNLETLGNLLYTYYFVWFLVPSLILLVAMIGAIVLTMHRTTEVKRQDVFRLNAIDFRRTIMRRTTDHSRSTKRKVARRYWFKSNS from the exons ATGCCGCCATGCTTTCTTTCTGTTGGTCAACAACCAACCACATCTCTATATAGTCAAAACACTAGTCCTACAGGCTTGACGGAGTTCAGTCTGTCTGGAGGGAATCATTTCTTCT ATGCCATGATACTTTCTGTTTTGTCGAGCCCTGCTTTGGTCTCTGGTTTGATGGTTGCACGTGCTAAAAATCCGGTACATTCTGTTTTGTTTCCCATCCCAGTCTTTCGCGACACTTCAGGTTTACTTCTTTTGTTAGGTCTCGACTTCTCCGCTATGATCTTCCCAGTAGTTCATATAGGAGCTATAGCCGTATCATTCCTATTCGTTGTTATGATGTTCCATATTCAAATAGCGGAGATTCACGAAGAAGTATTGCGCTATTTACCAGTGAGTGGTATTATTGGACTGATCCTTTGGTGGGAAATGTTCTTCATTTTAGATAATGAAACCATTCCATTACTACCAACCCAAAGAAATACTACCTCTCTTAGATATACGGTTTATGCCGGAAAGGTACGAAGTTGGActaatttggaaacattgggcaATTTACTTTATACCTACTATTTCGTCTGGTTTTTGGTTCCTAGTCTAATTTTATTAGTTGCCATGATTGGGGCTATAGTACTTACTATGCATAGGACTACTGAGGTAAAAAGACAGGATGTTTTCCGACTAAATGCTATTGATTTTAGGAGGACTATAATGAGGAGGACGACAGACCACTCACGATCGACTAAAAGGAAAGTCGCCCGGAGATATTGGTTCAAATCCAATTCGTGA
- the LOC100810284 gene encoding protein FEZ: MEERNDNGEKLDEVMLPGFRFHPTDEELVGFYLKRKIQQRPLSIELIKQLDIYKYDPWDLPKMATTGEKEWYFYCPRDRKYRNSARPNRVTGAGFWKATGTDRPIYSSEGSKCIGLKKSLVFYKGRAAKGIKTDWMMHEFRLPSLTHPPSSLKKFMDKTIPANESWAICRIFKKTNATAQRALSHSWVSPLPETTTTNSDHMITTDHRDINQFCQANMPFTKKTSLASQFCTFNHNDTQHSSTTTSTTPCPLDVVASYNKPLMNPLMLYKSLDRLPFSNYGDLLTSGLIFSSPLETSTTTNAKSSMDASSLLLSTSSSVLGEFSKNSEGIITTNFGVLQEHGNDYQIPLLRDNMQGTFGNHDDNNVLVKIPNVNVVPRVGDQQLETVRSIGFPFNIGDAWKPNMLWDASSLSL; encoded by the exons ATGGAAGAGAGAAATGATAATGGTGAGAAACTAGATGAGGTTATGCTACCCGGTTTCAGGTTTCATCCAACTGATGAGGAGCTTGTTGGATTTTACCTTAAGAGAAAGATTCAGCAGAGGCCTCTCTCTATTGAGCTCATCAAGCAGCTTGATATCTACAAGTATGATCCTTGGGATCTTCCAA AAATGGCCACCACTGGGGAGAAAGAGTGGTATTTCTACTGCCCCAGAGACAGAAAGTACAGGAACAGTGCAAGGCCAAATAGGGTAACAGGAGCTGGGTTCTGGAAAGCTACAGGGACTGATCGCCCTATCTATTCCTCGGAGGGTTCTAAGTGCATTGGTTTGAAGAAATCTCTAGTGTTCTACAAAGGAAGAGCTGCCAAAGGGATCAAAACTGATTGGATGATGCATGAGTTTAGACTACCATCTCTCACTCACCCACCCTCATCCCTCAAGAAGTTCATGGACAAGACTATTCCTGCTAAC GAATCCTGGGCAATCTGCAGGATCTTCAAGAAAACCAATGCTACAGCTCAAAGAGCTCTCTCACATTCTTGGGTCTCACCATTACCTGAAACCACAACTACTAATTCTGATCATATGATAACTACTGATCATAGAGACATCAACCAATTTTGTCAAGCAAACATGCCATTCACAAAGAAAACTAGCTTAGCCAGCCAGTTTTGTACTTTCAATCACAATGACACACAACACTCATCAACTACTACTAGCACCACTCCTTGTCCTTTAGATGTTGTAGCCTCTTACAACAAACCACTTATGAATCCATTAATGCTTTACAAATCTTTAGATCGGTTACCCTTTTCAAATTATGGAGACCTTCTTACCAGTGGCTTGATATTCTCATCTCCTCTTGAAACTTCAACAACAACCAATGCTAAATCTTCAATGGATGCTTCTTCCTTGCTTTTGAGCACATCATCTTCTGTTCTTGGAGAATTTAGTAAGAACTCTGAGGGTATAATAACCACAAACTTTGGTGTGTTACAAGAGCATGGTAATGACTACCAAATACCATTACTACGTGACAACATGCAAGGGACATTTGGTAACCACGATGATAACAATGTGTTGGTAAAGATTCCTAATGTGAATGTGGTGCCTCGTGTTGGTGACCAACAATTGGAGACAGTGCGATCCATTGGGTTTCCATTCAATATTGGCGATGCATGGAAGCCAAATATGCTTTGGGATGCTTCATCTTTGTCCTTGTAA
- the LOC100810811 gene encoding TMV resistance protein N, with product MTQQSCSSSSTCEWTYDVFLSFRGDDTRSGFTGSLYKSLCDQGIHTFMDDEGLRRGEEIRHALFKAIQQSRIAIVVFSENYASSTYCLEELVMILECIMKKGRLVWPVFYGVTPSYVRHQKGSYGKALDKLGERFKNDKEKLQKWKLALQEAANLSGSHFKLKHGYEHEVIQKIVEEVSRKINRSPLHVANYPIGLESRVQEVNSLLDVGSNQGVSMVGIYGIGGIGKTAIACAVYNLIADQFEGQCFLGDIREKSKHGLVELQETILSEMVGEKSIKLGSTNRGKAVLKSKLQRKKVLLILDDVDRLEQLKALAGDPSWFGHGSRIIVTTTDKHLLRVHGVERRYEAKGLDDKEALELFSWHAFKSNEVSPSYMDISKRAVLYSNGLPLALEIIGSNLNGKTMPEWQAALDTIERNPDEDIQEKLKVGYDGLKRNEKEVFLDIACFFRGSDLKDVTSLLFQGRGFSPEYVIRVLIDKSLIKIDKYGFVRMHNLVENMGREIVKQESPSEPGKRSRLWLYEDIVDVLENDKGTDTIEVIMLHSPKNKEVQWNGSELKKMTNLKLLSIENAHFSRGPVHLPNSLRVLKWWGYPSPSLPPEFDSRRLVMLDLSNSCNIMGKQLKFMKFESLSEMVLRGCRFIKQTPDMSGAQNLKKLCLDNCKNLVEVHDSIGLLDKITWFTAVGCTNLRILPRSFKLTSLEHLSFKKCSNLQCLPNILEEMKHVKKLDLCGTAIEELPFSFRKLTGLKYLVLDKCKMLNQIPISILMLPKLEKLTAIKCGRYANLILGKSEGQVRLSSSESLRDVRLNYNDLAPASFPNVEFLVLTGSAFKVLPQCISQCRFLKNLVLDNCKELQEIRGVPPKIKYLSAINCTSLSHESQSMLLNQRLHEGGGTDFSLPGTRIPEWFDHCTTGPLLSFWFRNKFPRMALAVVGVLDKQGSFPMSRFHLLINGIQKLHCLFTAQSKLTTYHIFLSDVQLKSYNGELQSVYGEDGWNHVEISYVRPSAFPHSCRAKRGTIKLMGVHVYKQKTSMEGVRFTNPWSPKRSYSEVSKPSLKENFQSLAKRSRGSQGMEICEAPRMKQHEVNSGYHSVSQRLWLEICSIVAPADVKVLMWSICQNALPTFEYLFRRKLVNSPLCPICGTEPETVEHAFLFCPWTRPLWFGSDFQWCIDAKTVQSFQLWLWQKLVEIQRVYQENANQVSAQVGSICWAIWKGRNEFILEGKPVNPLILR from the exons ATGACACAGCAATCAtgttcctcttcttccacaTGTGAGTGGACTTATGATGTGTTCCTCAGTTTCAGAGGCGATGATACTCGAAGTGGTTTCACTGGAAGCCTTTACAAGTCTCTTTGTGACCAGGGAATCCACACCTTCATGGATGATGAGGGGCTCAGAAGAGGGGAAGAGATTAGACATGCTCTTTTCAAGGCAATTCAGCAGTCAAGAATTGCCATTGTTGTTTTCTCTGAAAACTATGCTTCCTCAACTTACTGTCTTGAAGAGCTTGTCATGATCCTTGAGTGCATAATGAAGAAGGGTCGCTTGGTTTGGCCGGTTTTTTACGGGGTGACTCCGTCTTATGTGCGACATCAGAAAGGTTCTTATGGGAAAGCATTGGACAAGCTTGGAGAAAGATTTAAGAATGATAAGGAGAAGCTGCAAAAGTGGAAGCTTGCTCTTCAAGAAGCAGCTAATTTGTCTGGTTCACATTTCAAActcaaacatgg GTATGAACATGAAGTTATTCAGAAAATTGTTGAAGAGGTGTCCAGAAAGATAAATCGTAGCCCTTTACATGTGGCTAATTATCCAATTGGATTGGAGTCTAGAGTGCAAGAGGTGAACTCACTTTTGGATGTTGGATCCAATCAAGGAGTAAGCATGGTGGGGATTTATGGAATTGGGGGAATAGGGAAGACCGCTATTGCTTGTGCAGTGTACAATTTGATTGCTGATCAATTTGAAGGTCAGTGTTTCCTTGGTGAtatcagagaaaaatcaaaGCATGGCTTAGTAGAGCTTCAGGAAACAATACTTTCTGAAATGGTTGGGGAGAAGAGTATCAAGTTGGGGAGTACTAATAGGGGGAAGGCAGTATTGAAAAGCAAGCTTCAACGAAAGAAAGTTCTTTTGATTCTTGATGATGTTGATAGATTAGAGCAATTAAAGGCACTTGCTGGTGATCCTTCCTGGTTTGGTCATGGCAGCAGAATCATTGTCACGACAACGGATAAGCATTTGTTACGTGTACATGGTGTTGAAAGAAGGTACGAAGCAAAAGGATTGGATGATAAAGAAGCTCTTGAGTTGTTTAGTTGGCATGCTTTTAAAAGCAATGAGGTTAGTCCAAGTTACATGGATATCTCTAAGCGTGCAGTACTTTATTCCAATGGCCTTCCATTGGCTTTGGAAATAATAGGTTCTAACTTAAATGGTAAAACAATGCCTGAATGGCAAGCAGCATTGGATACCATTGAAAGAAATCCAGATGAAGATATTCAGGAAAAACTAAAAGTTGGCTATGATGGTTTGAAAAGAAATGAGAAGGAAGTTTTCCTTGACATCGCTTGTTTCTTTAGAGGCTCCGATTTGAAAGATGTCACAAGTTTATTGTTCCAAGGTCGTGGTTTCTCTCCCGAGTATGTTATTCGAGTGTTGATCGATAAATCTCTCATAAAGATTGATAAATACGGTTTTGTGAGAATGCATAACTTGGTAGAGAACATGGGTAGAGAAATTGTTAAGCAGGAATCACCATCAGAACCTGGAAAACGCAGTAGATTATGGCTTTATGAGGATATTGTtgatgttttagaaaatgaCAAG GGAACTGATACAATTGAAGTAATCATGCTACACTCGCCAAAGAATAAAGAAGTACAATGGAATGGAAGTGAGCTCAAGAAGATGACAAACCTAAAATTACTATCTATTGAAAATGCTCACTTTTCTAGAGGCCCTGTGCATCTCCCAAATAGTTTGAGAGTACTAAAATGGTGGGGATATCCTTCACCGTCTTTGCCACCTGAATTTGATTCAAGGAGACTTGTTATGTTAGACTTGTCCAATAGTTGCAATATAATGGGCAAACAACTCAAATTCATG AAGTTCGAGTCTTTGAGCGAAATGGTTTTAAGAGGTTGCAGATTCATAAAACAAACACCTGACATGtctggagcacaaaatttaaagAAGCTGTGTCTTGATAACTGCAAGAATTTAGTAGAAGTTCATGATTCAATCGGGCTTCTTGACAAAATTACATGGTTCACTGCTGTTGGATGCACCAATCTAAGGATTCTTCCCCGTAGCTTCAAGTTAACATCACTTGAACATCTGTCTTTCAAAAAATGCTCAAATCTCCAGTGTTTGCCAAATATATTAGAGGAAATGAAACATGTAAAAAAACTTGATCTGTGTGGAACTGCTATTGAAGAATTGCCATTTTCTTTTAGGAAACTTACAGGGCTTAAATATCTAGTGCTGGACAAGTGCAAGATGCTTAATCAGATCCCAATAAGCATTCTGATGTTACCGAAACTTGAGAAATTGACAGCCATAAAATGTGGACGGTATGCAAATTTGATCCTTGGTAAAAGTGAAGGACAAGTAAGATTGAGTTCATCTGAGTCTTTGAGAGATGTTAGATTAAACTACAATGATTTGGCACCTGCCAGCTTCCCCAATGTGGAATTTTTAGTGCTAACTGGCAGTGCTTTCAAAGTCCTTCCCCAATGCATCAGCCAATGTCGCTTTCTCAAGAATCTAGTTTTGGACAATTGCAAGGAGCTTCAAGAAATCAGAGGGGTTCCTCCAAAGATAAAATATCTCTCAGCAATAAACTGCACATCATTGTCTCATGAGTCTCAAAGCATGTTATTGAATCAG AGATTACACGAGGGTGGTGGCACAGATTTTTCCCTTCCAGGAACAAGGATACCGGAATGGTTCGACCATTGTACTACAGGACCATTGCTGTCTTTCTGGTTTCGtaacaaatttccaaggatggCTCTAGCTGTTGTTGGAGTTTTGGACAAGCAGGGAAGCTTTCCCATGTCAAGATTCCACTTGCTCATTAATGGCATTCAAAAGCTGCATTGCCTTTTCACCGCACAATCAAAACTAACCACGTATCATATATTCCTGTCCGATGTGCAGCTGAAATCCTACAATGGCGAATTGCAAAGTGTGTATGGGGAGGATGGGTGGAACCATGTTGAGATTTCATATGTGAGACCAAGTGCCTTTCCACATTCATGCAGAGCCAAGAGAGGAACCATCAAATTGATGGGGGTTCATGTTTACAAGCAAAAAACAAGCATGGAGGGTGTCCGGTTCACGAATCCTTGGTCTCCAAAGAGATCATACAGCGAAGTTTCCAAGCCTagtttgaaagaaaattttcagTCACTGGCCAAAAGAAGCCGTGGATCACAAGGCATGGAAATTTGTGAGGCACCACGCATGAAGCAGCATGAAGTGAATAGTGGTTATCACAGTGTATCACAGAGACTATGGTTAGAAATTTGCAGCATTGTAGCTCCTGCAGATGTTAAAGTCCTAATGTGGAGCATTTGCCAAAATGCTTTGCCAACTTTTGAATATCTTTTCAGGAGGAAGCTTGTAAATAGTCCACTCTGCCCCATTTGTGGAACAGAACCTGAAACCGTCGAACACGCGTTCCTGTTTTGTCCGTGGACACGACCCCTTTGGTTTGGAAGTGATTTCCAGTGGTGCATTGATGCCAAAACAGTTCAAAGCTTTCAACTTTGGCTTTGGCAGAAACTAGTGGAGATTCAAAGGGTATATCAAGAAAATGCCAACCAAGTATCTGCTCAGGTGGGAAGTATTTGTTGGGCTATTTGGAAAGGAAGGAATGAATTTATTCTTGAAGGAAAACCTGTCAATCCATTGATTTTAAGGTAA
- the LOC100499882 gene encoding 60S ribosomal protein L34-like (The RefSeq protein has 1 substitution compared to this genomic sequence) — protein MVQRLTYRKRHSYATKSNQHRVVKTPGGKLVYQTTKKRASGPKCPATGKRIQGIPHLRPTEYKRSRLPKNRRTVNRAYGGVLSGSAVRERIIRAFLVEEQKIVKKVLKIQKTKEKQALKG, from the exons ATGGTGCAGCGTCTCACCTACCGCAAGCGCCACAGCTATGCCACCAAATCCAACCAGCACAGAGTCGTCAAGACTCCCG GTGGCAAGCTTGTTTATCAGACCACGAAGAAGAGGGCCAGCGGACCCAAGTGCCCTGTCACTGGAAAGAGGATTCAAGGG ATTCCACATTTAAGGCCAACAGAATATAAGAGATCAAGGTTACCCAAAAACCGAAGGACTGTGAACCGTGCATATGGTGGTGTGTTGTCTGGCAGTGCTGTTAGAGAGAG AATCATTCGAGCTTTCTTGGTTGAAGAGCAAAAGATTGTGAAAAAGGTATTGAAGATCcaaaagacaaaggaaaagcAAGCTTTGAAGGGCTGA